A single genomic interval of Heterodontus francisci isolate sHetFra1 chromosome 45, sHetFra1.hap1, whole genome shotgun sequence harbors:
- the LOC137356405 gene encoding histone H1-like, whose amino-acid sequence MVVVVRSQSSELQDITAGVRQCSVRGLIIFSCFVNDFPSIIRSETAPPAAAAQIKTPKKKKAAPRKGSGGPKLGELILKTVAECSVRSGMSLQAIKKALRVKGVDVEKSKFQIKQSIKRLVAKDFLVQTKGTGASGTFKITKQEKKGNKTAKKSPGKKIVAKKVSSKKTAAKKVSSKKTAAKKVSSKKAATPKKAVKKATLPKKSPAKNAKKVKRATGGKPPKKVQSSRGGKKPKAAKAQKAAPGKK is encoded by the exons atggttgtggttgttcgaagtcaatcatctgaactccaggacatcactgcaggtgttcgtcAGTGTAGTGTCCGaggcctaatcatcttcagctgcttcgtcaatgactttccttcaatcataaggtcagaa acggctccaccagccgccgccgctcaaatcaagactcccaagaagaagaaggcggctccccggaaggggtcaggcggtcccaagttgggcgagctgatcctcaaaactgtggcggaatgcagtgtccgcagtgggatgtcactgcaggcaataaagaaggctctgcgtgttaaaggtgtcgatgtggagaagagcaagttccaaatcaagcaaagtatcaagcggcttgtggcgaaagacttcctggtgcagacgaagggcacgggggcctccggcaccttcaaaatcacgaaacaggaaaagaagggaaat aaaacagccaagaaatccccagggaagaaaatagtcgccaagaaagtgagcagcaagaagacagcagccaagaaagtgagcagcaagaagacagcagccaagaaagtgagcagcaagaagGCGGCAACGCCAAAGAAGGCGGTAAAGAAAGCAACGCTTCCAAAAAAATCTCCAGCGAAGAATGCCAAAAAAGTCAAGAGGGCCACGGGCGGAAAGCCGCCCAAGAAAGTCCAATCATCAAGGGGCGGGAAgaagccgaaagcagcaaaggctcagaaagcagctcctggaaagaagtga
- the LOC137356239 gene encoding histone H4: protein MTGRGKGGKGLGKGGAKRHRKVLRDNIQGITKPAIRRLARRGGVKRISGLIYEETRGVLKVFLENVIRDAVTYTEHAKRKTVTAMDVVYALKRQGRTLYGFGG, encoded by the coding sequence ATGacaggaagaggtaaaggaggcaaaggattgGGCAAAggtggagcaaagcggcaccgcaaagtgcttcgtgataacatccagggcatcaccaagccagcaattcgccgcctggctcgccgtggcggagtgaagcgcatctcgggtttgatctatgaggagacccgcggggtgctgaaggttttcctggagaatgtgatcagagatgcggtcacctacactgagcacgccaagcgcaagacggtcaccgccatggatgtggtgtacgctctgaaacgccagggccgcactctctatggattcggcggctaa
- the LOC137356406 gene encoding histone H2A-like yields the protein MSGRGKTGGKSRAKPKSRSSRAGLQFPVGRVHRHLRKGNYAERVGAGAPVYLAAVLEYLTAEILELAGNAARDNKKSRIIPRHLQLAVRNDEELNKLLGGVTIAQGGVLPNIQAVLLPKFRSAMDIIKCNLLIHDAVIKHGTEEDSEKMCET from the exons atgtctggaagagggaagaccggtgggaaatctcgggccaaacccaagtctcggtcctcccgagctggactgcagttcccggtcggccgtgttcaccgccacctcagaaaggggaactatgctgagcgggtgggtgccggagccccggtctatctggctgctgtgctcgagtatctgacagctgaaatcctcgagctggccggcaacgcggcccgggacaacaagaagagccgcatcatccccagacacctgcagctggccgtccgcaacgacgaggagctgaacaagctgttgggaggggtgaccatcgctcagggcggggtgctgcctaatatccaggccgtgctgctgcccaag TTCAGGTCGGCAATGGACATTATCAAATGCAACCTTTTAATTCATGACGCGGTTATTAAACATGGAACAGAAGAAGACAGTGAAAAAATGTGCGAGACGTGA